Genomic window (Desulfitibacter sp. BRH_c19):
GGATTTAAAATATAGGAATCTACTTTGCATATCTTCATCATCTAAAATACTATAGGCTGTAGTTATGACTAATTCTCCACCCCTTAAATATTGATGTGCGTCAGGGGAATCTAAAACAGTAACAGAGGTGACTTTCTTAGAAAGCCCCTTTTCTCCCGCAAGGACAGTTGCATTTTTTAAAAAATTAGATAAAAGTAAATCTGCTAATGTGACCTCCACCTAATATACCTACATCAATAGTGTTTAGTACATATATTTCTATTACTTATCAGCTTTTCCCTTTAGTTTAAGAAAAAAACTTAGTGCATTTAATAACAACCTAGGTGTTGAATATGTAAAAAAATGGGCTCCATATCTTTAGGAGCCCACACTTTGAAGAGCTATATCAAGCAAATATATTCTACAAATTATTTAGTATAATAAACATTATCAAGGGGCATTCCTAATTCAATTAACTCATTTCTAACTCGGTTATAGAGTGCTTCGTATTCAGGCGTAGGTCTCATGTTATCTAAATCAAAACATTCTTTTACACTATAACCTTTATCAGGAGTTGGTAATTTTTCTTCATACTTTGGCAATATTTTCTTAGCTATTTCATTTGCCTGCTTCCTTGTCATACCAGCACAGGACTTAAATACTTCACCACACCACCAAGCTTCCATTGGAGTTAAATAATCTGTATACCTACCTCCAGCTGATCTTGGTTGTGTTGTTTTAGAAGAACCAGACACACAATGATTCATCAATCCTACAGCAGCTTCATACATGAACATTTCAGTACATGGACCAGCTGTCTCATTAACAATTTTATTACGCATAATATTAGTATTTCTACTAACTGCTTGAGTTGAAACACTATTAGCCCATACTGCTTTACGTCCACAATTACCGAATAACTGTAAGTCATATACATAGGAGCTGACATAGGTAGCTTGTAATATAACTGGTAGCAATAAATCTGTAGCAATATTTGCAAGAACAGCTCCTTCAGCTGGACCAGCATAACCACCTATATAGGAGAAACCGCCTGCTCTTATATTATGCCCACAATTTATTCCCATAACAATCCTATGGAAGTTACTCATAGATGCTTTTAATTCCACCGGGCACAATGACATTGTATTATTTCCTTCACCAGGGAAAAATGCTGCTCCACCAAGATGACCATAATGTGTCACTGCACCAGCAATTCCTGTATGGCCAATTCCAGGCCTTTCGGCTCTATATGTGGCTTGTCTTCTAAGTTCTGCTTCATATCTGCCCATTAATGTTTCATAAGGTGTTCCAGATCTAATTTTTTTGCCGTATACTGTTGCTAATGTAGGTCCATGTAAAACGTCTACTAACTTAGGATATTTAATCAGGCCTTCTGTAATTGGTACATATAATTCTTCAGAAACCACAATTCCTAGGGATGCACATACAATTGGCTCCACAGTAGATTCGGGTCTCCTAGGTCTCATAACAACTTGGTCTTTCCCACGTCCAAACTTTATCTCTTTAGGGTATGCTTTTAATGTCTGACGGATTTCTTCTTCTGTCACTTTGATGATACGTTCTGTATCAGTACAAAGCAAACCCATTTCAAGTGCTAATTCGTAACCTGCTTTAAAAAATCGGTCTGCAAGATTGTCATCAGAACTTATTGGATTATCCATATCAAGGGTATTTTCTAATCCATGTTCCTTTAATTTAGCTTTAATTGTCCTAGGTATAACTTTAGTATCCCATTCCTTAACTGAACATACAGGACCAGTATACGCTTTATCCAAACTATTCATTATTGCTTGTATTCTAGCTGACATTTGCTCTTTCCCCCTCTTATTCAATTTTATTATGTTTCAACGAATATATGGCTAATAAGTTACTGTTTATGCTTTACCCATGTCAACTACTTCTATTTGTTGTCCAGGTGCTTTACTAGATTTCATGATAGTCTTACAAAGTTCTACTGCATCTGTGGCATTTCTACCATATCCGTCTGCTCCAATTTTTTCTGCCCAATCTGACGTTATGGGTCCACCACCGACAATACAATAATATTTATCACGTAGACCTGCATCCTTTAAATATGCAATAATATCCTCCTGATATGGCATTGATGTTGTTAATAATGTAGAAGACGCAATAATTGAAGCTCCTACTTCCTGAGCCTTATCAACAAATGCTTTAGGATCAACATCTACTCCTAAGTCATATACTTCAAATCCATTTACTGAAAGCAAGGCAGATACCACATTTTTGCCAATATCATGTAAATCACCTTTAACCTGTCCGATGACTATCTTGCCCATCCTTTCTGCACCGGCTTCGTCCCCAAGTGCAGCTAATACTAGTTTTAGAATTTCTGTCATAGAATCTCCTGCTAGTATTAGTTCTGGCAGGTAGGCAGTTCCTTCGCTAAATCGGTCACTAACAAGCTTTAACCCTTTTGTTCCACCTTTTTCCATAATCTCTAGTGGGGGTATCCCACCTTCTATTCCCTCTTTTACTATAGCTACAGCCTCCTCCACTTCTCCCTCAGCTATAGCATTACTCAGCCTTTCAAATAACTGATCTTTCATTATACTTATGCCTCCTTGTTTGTTATTTATTTTTATTTACCTTAGCTTATATTAATAATTCAGATTATACATAAAATTTTACCTTTGGTTACTCCTACAAAAAAATTAACTTTTCAGAGAACATTTTAGGGGAGTTTTGTAACAATATACAATTAATTAAAATGTATCCAAATACTATCCTTCTACTGCCTTTTCCACAGCTTTAATTATGTTCTGATATCCCGTACATCTACACAAATGTCCTGATAATTCCCTTTTAATATCCTCCCTGCAGCACTTTTTGCCACTTTCAACTAAAGATGTTGCTGTAAGCACCAGCCCTGGCGTGCAAAAACCACACTGAATAGCTCCCTCATCTACAAAGGCCTGTTGAACCTTAGATAGCTGGCCATCTTGGGCTACACCTTCAATAGTTACAATTTCCTTACCGTCTGCCCAAACAGCCAAGTATATACACGAATTTATTGGTACACCATCTATTAATACCGTACAGGCCCCACATTCACCGACACCGCATCCTTTTTTTGCACCAGTATAGTATAGCCGTTCTCTTAACATGGTCAAAAGTGTTTCCCCAACTTGAACTTCCAAACTTTCTCTTTTACCATTCACAACACAATTAATCCTTTTATTCAAGTCTCACACCTCCTGCATCAGCAACAGATTTCTTTAATGCCCTTTGTACCAATTCTTCAATCAACTGTTCCCTGTACTCCTTGGAGGCCCTCCAGGATGTTCTCGGATGAGTAGACTTCAACGCTAGCTTACCTATTTCAGCGATGGTTTTAGTGGAAATAGACCTGCCTTTTGCATAGGATTCTGCCTCAAGACATCTCAAGGGTGTTGGCCCTGCAACTCCCAAACCAATCCTTATCTCATCAAATACATTCTCTTCCTTTAAACTCATAGTTACAGCAACACCTACTGTAGCAATATCCATTGCCTTACGCATGGAAAACTTAATGTAGTGTCCATAAAACCCCTTGTAATTATCAGAAGATACAACTATCTCCTCTAAGATCTCCCCTTGCTTTAAGTCCACCCTGCCAGGCCCAAGATAAAAGTCTGTAATTGGAATGATCCTGCTACCAGTCTTTGATCTTAACTTTAGCGTTGCATTTAAAGCAAATAGTATGGGAGCACTATCTGCTGACACAGCACCATTGCAAAGGTTTCCTCCTATGGTAGCAGCATTGCGTATTTGGGGGCCACCTACTGAGGATGCTGCTTGCATCAGAATCGGTAGGTGTTCATCTATAAGGAGGTTGTTAGCTATGTCCGTAAATGTAGTCAGGGGACCTATCCCAATGCTTCCATCCTCATAAGAGTGTATCCTTCTTAATTCCTTAATTTCTCTTATACTTAAAAGCTCTACATCCTTAACTTTTCCACCATGCACTTTGATTAACAGGTCAGTACCTCCTGCAATTACTAAAAGGTTGGGGTTATCAGCCAACATATTAGCAGCATGGTTTAGGTTGTCTGCTTCAATATAACCTTCAATTCTAAACACTTCTTAGCCCCTCCTTTCTTTCTATATTAGTCCAAGTTCTTTAAACCTTTCAAAAGCTTTCTGTGGAGTTATGGGAATAGAATTAAAAGCTACACCAGTAGCATCTAAAACAGCATTTCTAATTGCTGGTGCCTGAGTTATAGTCGGCGGTTCACCCAAGGATTTATTTCCAAAGGGACCTGTGGGATCATGGACTTCAATGAAACTAACATTAATATCAGGAGTATCCATTATAGTTAAAAGCTTGTAGTCTAAGAAATTATTATTTAGTGGTTCTCCCGTCTTTTCATCAAATAACATCTGTTCAAAAAGTCCATAACCTATTCCCATGCTCACTCCACCGTGAACTTGCCCCTCAGCCAGTTTAGGATTTATAATTATTCCAGAATCATGGACATTATATATTTCAAGGATCTCAATTTTTCCTGTCTTCATATCCACCTCAACCTCAACAAAGGTTGCTCCGAATGCTACAGCATTTGTTTTGGCATTAGTAGAAGTGTCACTAGTAATTGGTTTAGCATGTACCCTATCATAAAAAGAGTGCAATGCTACCTCAGATAGAGATAAAATGGCTTCCTGAGAATTTTTTATTACTATGTTTGCCTCAACTATCTCTAATTCCCTAGCCGGAGTATCTGTCATAGAATATACAAAGGCCAGGATTTGCTCTTTGACCTTTGATGCTGCCTTTTTTACAGCCATGCCGGTAATATAGGTCTGTCTAGATGCATAAGCTCCTGTATCAAAGGGGGAGACATCAGTATCCTGTGTTGAGATGACATGAACCATATGTAAGGGAATTCCCAACTCCTGTGCTGCCATTTGTGCAAAAACGGTATCACTACCCTGACCAATTTCTGTAGCACCAATTTGCAGTTGAATGGAACCATCTTGATTTAAAACTATTCTTGCCCCTGCTAGTTCCAGGCTAGCTGGATAAGTACCTGAAAAATAGCTAAAGCAGGCCATTCCCAATCCTCTTCTAAGATATTCAGGTTGATTAGTATATGCTAATTTTTTCTCATCCCATTTGATTAGTTCCTTGCCTTTGTTTACGCATTGTTCTATTTCACAGGTTATTACTTTTAGCCCATTAATGGGATCTACATAGCCCGATCCAAGAAAATTTCTTCTCCGTAGTTCCACACTATCCATAGACAATTCTTTGGCTATATTATCCAAATGGGATTCTAATGCAAAGTTAATTTGGGGAACACCATAGGCCCTCATTGCACCAGCAACAGGTAGGTTAGTATAAACAGTAAGCGGTGAAAACTTCATTGTATCAAAGGAATAAAGTGGCCTTATTTTAGTACCTGCACTCAGGGATATGGTATGACCGTGGGACGCATAAGCTCCTGTATTGGATACGGCTTGAATTTGTATTCCGGTTAGTCTCCCATCTTTTGATACAGCGGTTTTCAGCCTATATTTAAATGCATGTCTTGTGCATGTTGCAATCATACACTCTTCTCTAGAAAGCTCGATTTTAACAGGTTTGCCATTTACAGCCATTGTAAGTAATGCATTTAAAGGCTCTAAAAATACATCTTGTTTGCTGCCAAAACCTCCGCCTACATACGGTTTGATAATACGAATTTTACTCCAGGGTATCCCTAATGCCTGCCCAACAATTCTCCTGCACACATGTGGAATTTGCGTTGAAGAAACAATTACAACCCTTTCATTTTCATCTATATAAGCGTAAGATACATGGTTTTCCATCTGACAATGCTGGACTATACTAGTTTCAAACATATCCTCGAAAACATAGTCAGCATTTCTTAAAGTTTCCTCCATATCACCAATTTCATACCCATGGGAAGCGACAATATTATTTTCTTTATTTTCATGAATCAGGGGAGCATTTTGTTGAAGTGCAGCGTCTGTAGTCAATAAGGGCTCTAATATCTCATACTCTACATTAATAAGTTCAATTGCCCTTTGTGCGGTTAAAACATCTTGTGCTACTACTGCTGCTATCTCATCACCCACAAACCTGGCTTTTTTGGTTAAAACCATTCGATCCTCAACATCCCTATATTTTGGATCTATGGAATAGGGGTGTCCCGCAGTAGCATACCTAACCTGGGGTACATCTCGATAAGTTAGTACTGCCTCAACACCAGGTAGGGCCTTAGCACAACTTGTATCAATACTTCTCACTCTTGCATGAGCATATGGACTTCTAAGAATTTTTGCCGTTAGCATTTTTCCCTCAAAAAAATCACCGGCGTACTTGGCTTTGCCGGTAACCTTGGCAAAAGCATCAAGTCTATTTGGGCTTTTTCCTATTGTACTGCTAGACATTCCCTTTGCACTCCATTTCATAAACAGGATTCTTTATTCAGGTGGAGTTTTGACTCCATCTGAATATTAGAAACCGTTATCCAGGGGCTTAGTACCACTTATCTCCCACCTAAAGAGGTGGGAGTCTTAGTGGTAGTTAGCCATCGGATAAAAATTATATCTGGCTAACTTATTATCAAGGGTCCCCTGTAATTACTTAATAACAGGAGACCCCTAATTCTGGTTTATTGCTTTATACTGCTATCACCATTTTCTAGGGCAATCTCTGGCGAGACTACATCCTTATAGTCCATTCTTTTAATTGCAATCTTAGCTAAAACATAATAAACCACACAAGAGGCAAAGAAATTAGGTATAACCGCACCTGTACTATTTGCTCCAAAGTGGTAATGTTCCATGGTTTGCATTAATATCACACCTATTACAAATGCCGCAACAGCGTACCAGTTTACTCCATTGGTATACCAATAGGGACCGCTTTTATTGCCTAATTGATTTATGTCGTAATTGCGTTTACGAATAATATAATAGTCCACTATCATAATGGCACATATGGGAGGATATACGGTGCCAAGGTAATGCATGAAGGAGTAGAAGGCTCCCACAAATTGACCAGAAAATATTGGAACCCAGGACATTAAAATACATATGATACTATAGCCTAAAATTGTCCATTTGAGTTTTAATTTGGGGAAAATATTTACAGTAGATAAACTTCCTACATAAACATTTATTAAATTTGTACTTACAGTT
Coding sequences:
- a CDS encoding xanthine dehydrogenase; this translates as MNKRINCVVNGKRESLEVQVGETLLTMLRERLYYTGAKKGCGVGECGACTVLIDGVPINSCIYLAVWADGKEIVTIEGVAQDGQLSKVQQAFVDEGAIQCGFCTPGLVLTATSLVESGKKCCREDIKRELSGHLCRCTGYQNIIKAVEKAVEG
- a CDS encoding xanthine dehydrogenase (FAD-binding subunit; with XdhA and XdhC participates in purine salvage), whose translation is MFRIEGYIEADNLNHAANMLADNPNLLVIAGGTDLLIKVHGGKVKDVELLSIREIKELRRIHSYEDGSIGIGPLTTFTDIANNLLIDEHLPILMQAASSVGGPQIRNAATIGGNLCNGAVSADSAPILFALNATLKLRSKTGSRIIPITDFYLGPGRVDLKQGEILEEIVVSSDNYKGFYGHYIKFSMRKAMDIATVGVAVTMSLKEENVFDEIRIGLGVAGPTPLRCLEAESYAKGRSISTKTIAEIGKLALKSTHPRTSWRASKEYREQLIEELVQRALKKSVADAGGVRLE
- a CDS encoding xanthine dehydrogenase (molybdenum cofactor-binding protein; participates in purine salvage) — its product is MSSSTIGKSPNRLDAFAKVTGKAKYAGDFFEGKMLTAKILRSPYAHARVRSIDTSCAKALPGVEAVLTYRDVPQVRYATAGHPYSIDPKYRDVEDRMVLTKKARFVGDEIAAVVAQDVLTAQRAIELINVEYEILEPLLTTDAALQQNAPLIHENKENNIVASHGYEIGDMEETLRNADYVFEDMFETSIVQHCQMENHVSYAYIDENERVVIVSSTQIPHVCRRIVGQALGIPWSKIRIIKPYVGGGFGSKQDVFLEPLNALLTMAVNGKPVKIELSREECMIATCTRHAFKYRLKTAVSKDGRLTGIQIQAVSNTGAYASHGHTISLSAGTKIRPLYSFDTMKFSPLTVYTNLPVAGAMRAYGVPQINFALESHLDNIAKELSMDSVELRRRNFLGSGYVDPINGLKVITCEIEQCVNKGKELIKWDEKKLAYTNQPEYLRRGLGMACFSYFSGTYPASLELAGARIVLNQDGSIQLQIGATEIGQGSDTVFAQMAAQELGIPLHMVHVISTQDTDVSPFDTGAYASRQTYITGMAVKKAASKVKEQILAFVYSMTDTPARELEIVEANIVIKNSQEAILSLSEVALHSFYDRVHAKPITSDTSTNAKTNAVAFGATFVEVEVDMKTGKIEILEIYNVHDSGIIINPKLAEGQVHGGVSMGIGYGLFEQMLFDEKTGEPLNNNFLDYKLLTIMDTPDINVSFIEVHDPTGPFGNKSLGEPPTITQAPAIRNAVLDATGVAFNSIPITPQKAFERFKELGLI